TGATGCGAAATAACCTTTAGTAAGGGTGGGATTCAAAATCAACATTAGAGCtttcaactcctcaaattttTGCTGATAGGTCTGGACTGTTCCCCTCCTgccttaatttgttaaattccttGACAACATCCAACATTCCTCTTTCGCCAAAACGATCGCAGAGATTCTCCACAAACTTTGCCCATGAACAATTCTCCTTTACCCCACTCCATCCTTGGAACCACGCGTCTCCCGTGTCATTTAGATAGGCAGTTGCTAAGGTCACCTTATGTTTTTTAGCCACATTATAGAGGTTGAACATCCGTTCATAGCGCCACACCCACCATCTTGGGTTATGGCCGTCAAATAAGGGGATCTCCATCTTTGGTATTGGAAATCTGATTTGATTAGAACCAGTCGCATTTCCATGCCTCCTCCTTCCTTCATTCTCCCCTACTGCTTGAGGTTTTATCTCAATTTCATCCGATCCGTCAAATCGGGAATTCACTCCCTGACCGGGTAAGATTGGCTTAGATCTCTTCCTAGGAGTGAATTCAGGAGTCTTACTTGGGTTTGGCTGGTGAACATCATCATAAACTGTTGCATTTGATCCCGTAGGATTTGGCCTTGCACCCTCATATGATTTGGCAGCGTCGTATTTTGCTCCTTGCTTTCTTTGCGCCACCTATTCATTGCCCCTTTGATCCTCCTCTCCACTACCAAGTCTACCAAACTTTAGAGTGTTTCCATTCAAATCTGCATGTCTACTACCATCGCCCACACCTATTGAAGTTGTGcctccatttgcttcatcctTGCCCCATTCGCCATGATCAAATTAGGAGGATCTTTTTTTGTGCCCGGGaccttgctctaataccaaattgttaagAGTTTGATTTTGACAAGGGGAATTCTCCTGTAACCAATATTCTCCTGTAACCAATGGTGTGTCTGATCAAAGAGAAtagtgggagagagagaagaattgagagaatatatatatacacattatatggatggagggagagagagagagagagctagagaTTGAATCAATTGTATTCACCCATGCCTCAATTAGCCGAGGGGTTCGGATTATATACTAATACGGAGAGGATTGGCGCCAGAAATTCAAACTATACATCTTCTACACACACCTATATAACTGCCTCTTTTTCCTTATTACAATAGGACCCCTGATACAATCCATATTACCCCTTCTTGCCTTGTACCCGGTTACATGACACTATCATTTACATGTTTGATGGTTTATCTGTCTATAGtttctatattaaaaagtagaaaaaaagttttatttacTGGATCAATTGTGTCACCGTTGAGGCTACTATTATCTAATAGTGGCAATGGGCCAGGCTTTACTCTCCTTGTCCCCAATCTTGATATCCCAACTCTCTCCCTATTTGTCCTGTGGCCTATTGGGGTAAAGAATCGAAATTTCATCCCTGCCCCCAATAGGGAAGAATATCTCCAAACTCGTCTGGTTGAAATGTGACTTTGTCCCCAAAGCTGATTAAATGATCTTACAAGGCTTCCCCCACTTTGTAAGGGTTTAGGAGATGATTGTTTTTGCATGCAGCCttccttgctttgcaaagaggttgtttTCACAACTCAACCCATGATCTTTCAATTATAATGGAGCAAACTCACATACCAAGGCCCACCCTTGATTCAATGAGaccttataaaaataataataataataaaacaaatactTACCAAAAGAATAGATGTAGTAGAAACCAACTAATCAACATCAAGATTGTAGCTCCCAAGCTTAGGAAGCTACAATGGAGGTAGAGGCAGGCTAGGAAGAAAAAGGATACAAAGTCAGCAAACTGGCTGATGGCTTGGGGAGGAAAATAAAAAGGTCATACACTGATAGATGGACATGATTTGCTACATCATCTAGGGAAGAAAAAGGGGGAAGGAGGAGATGAAGCTGGGATGGTCAGAAAGGGGATAGAAGTTGGCAAGTGGTCAGctggagaagaaaaaggaaaaccaaaatgaaaTCTCTGAAGAGGAGAGGATTGAGTGATGATTAACAAGCGACTATGTTAAACAACATGAAATTCTCAGGTCTATATACAAAGGAGAGGATTGAATGTGACTGAATGTGAATGATTGATTGGGATGAGAGATCAGATCCTAATGTGGCCTTAAGAATATATTAAAAGCTATATTTGCAATTTTATGTACTAGTTTTGTGTGAGGTGTATTTGTCAAACCCACCCATCCTCAACCTAAAAGAATTGGGGAAGCTCGAAGCCAGTCAAATAGTGTGGACCTCACCCCAATTGGGGTATGTCTACAGGTTTGGGTAGAATTGCCATCTCTCTAGTATTAATCCCTATCTTGAGagttaatattcattttaaTGGGGTTGAGTTGTGGGCTACAAACTCTCTAAAGGCTACACTGACTATTCATTTCTGACATAGATACATGTTGGCTTGTGAAAATACATCTCGTGCACAACATGAGGCCATGGTGTGCCCAGTGGTGGCCAGCTGGTGAAGTTGGGGTATGTGTGGAAGTTGAGagttgagtttgtttttgtttttcccaCCTTTTTTGTGTTTTCTCGAACACAAGTTCTTTAGCTTAAgttgttttttatatttgtgCAATAGTCATCTTTGAGTTATAAAAGAGTGTCACTGTTGTATATTGgataatgtttaatttttcccaccttttttgtgttttcttgaaCACAAGTTCTTTAGCTTAAGTTGTTTTTATATATGTGCAATAGTCATCTTTGAGTTATAAAAGAGTGTTACTGTTGTATATTGGATAATGTTCAAATTTATGGGTTAAATGGTATTTttcatgtttaattttttttttttttaatattttggtgGTTCATGTAAATTAGATGGAGATAGCAATATCTTCCCCCTATGTTCCTGATATGTTAgcattttcattcttcttttgaatTTGTGCATCCCATATTCCATATTAgtttttctatggaaaatgttATATGGAACATACTTGGCCCTTTTTGTCTATCCAGtttgagattattattattattattactactactactatttaattttttgggggGTGACTGGATTCTTGGCAAAGTGGCTGGCTAGTGTTCAACGCCGAAGGGTTAGTTGCCTTGTTCtttgttgtaatttttgtttAGCCTTAAATACAAACTGAAGTATTTTTTTACTatcaaaaaagaagagagagagaagttctTCCTATGTTGTTTTTTCCCCCTTCGGTCACAGTTAAGCCATTAATGCCTGCCTTAGACCtcccatttttattttatggtgaACTTAACCTTCTTCTCTTGATAAGGAAAAACTACCTTTTCTTTTCTAGACTGAAACCGTAAGAGCTTGCATCAGTACATTTCCACTATGGGCGGGGGTGGGGTGGGCTCTAAACTTTCTGCATAATCAGATTTGATTGACTGGCAGAGTTTTATATCTTCCTTGTTTGGATATAGTGAACTCAAAACACCTTGTTATTTGCCCTTTTCTATTTGGTTTCTACTACTTAGTGTTGGATGGGGATCCCAAAGTCATTTACCCGGGCTTCTGCAGGGAATGAAGAAGCACAAACTGCTGAGGGAAGATATCCTTCCATCAATGGCATCAAACAGAAAAGTTCAGCGCCTGCTTAATGAATTCATGGATCTTCTATCTGAATACGAACTAATTGACGCCAATCCAGAGCATAAAAATTCCACCCCTCCGGCACCCTCTTTGCCAGCAACGGATGAAATGGATAAAGCCCCTCCAACTGAGAAGACGGCTTCTTCCCCTCCTGCAGCAGATCAGATAGGCTCTTCAGCACCAGCGAACGATAAAACAGACTGCGGCCCAACATCAACAGATAAAATGGACTCTGTTCTCCCAGTAGCAGACGAAGCAGAATCCACAGGGCCCATGGTAAATGAAGTAAACCTGGATCAACCTGCTGCAGATCAACTAAATCCAGCGACACAAGTAAAAGAGACTGCTTCCTGATGATAATCTGTACCTTCTCATAGTAGAGGCAGTGTTTCAAGAGATTGAACACCGATGCACAGAGTTGTTAACTATTTGATTCTGCCGTGCTTGGCACTGTTGCATGACGCCGGTTTGACCCCCCGGAGTTCCAGGACTGGATCGCCGTTCTCATGGTGATATCTTTGTGTATACTTTTGTCTCCGGCACATGCTCATTCAAGTAATTCTGGGGTGTGGAACTGGAGTTGACTTTTGTAACAGCAaaaggttttgattttaattttagttctgATTTTGATAGCAACTTAACAAGTTTCTGTAATCAAGTTAATTTAGCGGATGCGGAGTTAAAAGGTGGATCTTGTCAGTTGTATATCATTCTTACCTTCTTCCGTTCAATTCTGTAGTGTGTAATGatcattttttgtttaattatgttGGAGTAAGGTAAGCTCATAGGATTGCATCGGATGATTGTCTGGTCCATGCAATGCCTCCTGCCCTTTCTACGGTTTCAGGATGGTCAAGTCATCTGGTAGTTTTCGGCCTCTTTGTGAATTTGTCTTATCAACTGGACTCAAACGCTGGACATGAATATGGGTCTGAGCTAGGGAGGAGAGATTAGAAATTCGGTTTAGAGTTCTTCTACAGGGTTAGACAGGTTGACAGACATGTTTATAGAAAGGgagctaaaaaattaaaatgcccTCACTCACATTGCATTGGAAAAAGTGTAATATAATGTGAGCGatgatattttagtcttttagtCCCTATTTTGTAAGTTTGTCTGTCAATTTGTCTGGCTCTGAAGAATTTTCCTTCAGTTTAATCAAATTCATCAAATCAAATTGATCAAATTTGtcggtttgatttggttattttctTGTAATGGTTCGGTTTTTAGTTTGGTTATATTTTCAGTTTCTTTTGTCGGAATAACTGAATCGaatgaagtattttttttagtcAATTGATTAGTTCGGTTTTTTTGGTCTATTAGGAAGTTcgatttttttgactttttgtgttagtttggtTTTCGGTTCGAATTATATGATTTATATTTGGTTAGCTTAGTTATCGATTAGTTCGGTTATTTGGTTTAATTGCTCAATTCGATTCAATATCTATCGATTGCACTCTTAATTTGAGCTAAGAGTTGTATAAAGCCCAATTGAGCTCATTTATTTACATTAGTCATAGACTATTTTTTGAGTTGTGTcatctcaaattaattaaagaaaaatattatattgataaataagtttggtaaataatttttataaattgatttgaCATGCatgtatttataataattttatttaaaattaatgataatttatagtggcagtaaatttattaataattttagatagaattattatgaatttagaTTAAACAATTATGAATGTGtaagattattataaatttgtgtatgTCACGTTAATTTATGagagttatttatcaattttttttgtaaatataacattttttttattaaaacaacaatgataaaatataaaattttaaactaattcgATCTTTTGAGGAGACAAACAATATAATTTATCCTAGTATTAAAGgctcaattatatatattaaaaaaattattacctTTGGCAAAACCTagtcatatttttaaaaattttctaatcttttttatttttactttctacTCCCTTTTCACCCTTACTCtaaaaaacatgatttataattctttttcttGCAAGGTTTATAAAACACAATGTTTATCCTTCAGTCTTGTTAGTTTTCAACACAAAAAAATCTCTTTAATCGAAGTCCTACctatattattattgaaaaacgcaagatttataaaattctcacatttttttctCGTTTTTACAAAAGTTTTAGCACAACGGGTGAGTGCAACTTTTTTCCGCAATATAACTcgaatatatttagttttagtCTAATGTCTCTAATTAACCACTTCATGAATTAAAAACCTATCAAGAATAATGATGGAAAAACTTCGTATTTTTAAAGTCTAGTAGGAGTAAAGATTTTGTGGACCGAATaaggatgaaaataaaataaataattataagaaaatattgaaaaattattaaaaatatgagtaatctctttaagataaatttatgaTAGTACAATGATACCTCATAtatacaaaagaagaagaatattatGATAAAGATGTGAAATGAATAACGAATTTATTGGTCGAGTTTAATGACCAACAAATCACTCATTTTAACGACCTTACTACAACAATCACAATTGTTGTTGCAGGaatggaaaaatgaaaaatcgtgacaaattaaatatatatatgatcctTATTCAGAAGAAAAGCTACATTAATGCATCATAGTACGAAACCGGGGTGGATTCATCGATCTACATTTAAAATTGTTAGGTGGCCGTCAGAGGCAACTTGTCACTCACCAAATTCCAATCAAATTAATTGCCAAACCTAATGCTTTGCTCTTGGCAACACTAAATCCGATCGCCAATAATTACTTCACAAGTATTGTTGAAgtggttttcaattttttattttaatttttatttaaaataaaaaaatgaagtttATTGTTGTGGCATATTTATTTCTTACAAATTGACTGCAGTCCTCATGGAgttgttatattttgtttttttttggttaagataacactttttaaaataaataagataagattataatatttttcagaCCAAATATAGAACGATCAAGATAAGactgagaaatattttaagatttttattaaattgtttgttaaatttttttgaatacaCTAGATGACAtatgtgtaattttttcttatttgtaagatctaagatatgcttatttagaaggagaaaagataagcatatatgaaaaataccatataagaaatcacgtgacttttttttaagagtcgtcagataagtttaacaaatacattaaaaatgataaaaatctgAAGTATTTTACAtatcttacatttttttatttttttttgttacgcACCATTACGAGCGTCCCCTGCTGTTCGGCCCCACGATATCAGCAAAAGATGTAAATTAGAGAATCCAACAATCAGTTTCAATCCCTGACACATCCGCTAACGTGAGGACgaaataccttttttttttttttatctatattataGTTAACAAACAGTCGTTTAATAAACAACtgaccaaccaaccaaccacaCTTCTCCTATCGACCCATGTCACCCACCCAATACCTTCAGCCACCGGCACTTTTGATAATCAGATGCAAAGGCTGGATTAGGAGGAGTTGTAATATAAGAAGAGATGGTGGTGCATTCAATTtaatattgaaaagaaaacaaaatggtaTAAGAATTGTGGGTCTGAACATTAATATTTACAGCTGCTTGGAGTATGTATGTACGTATAGTGGACGAAACCCAtgaatcctcatcatcatcttcataaATATTCTTCAGTCTCAGAAGTCATCAATAGACAATAATTATTATGTACCTAACGCCCACATGTGGTGTCCTTGAGGTTTAATCCACACGAATTGGAGGTCACAGAAATGGCCACAAGTAGTGCTGTAGacatccaaattaattaacatcATGTGAGAGTAGCATCAAACCAGCAATGAACCCAATGTTTCTGCCCCATCctactaattatatatatatattacagaaTTCTGTGCAAAAAACCCACATGAATACATGCAAGATGGTACgaaattttaattaagtttatAGCATTTAAAATCTAATTATTACTGTACTGTATATAAATTGAATCTATACGGAGTTTTATGAAGAATGTTGGTGCTGTgattgacaatatatatattaatttattttagctcATATTTCAGAAAATGCCATTGTtattaattacattatttttaactttttttttgtatttttaatcaacttaaatatttaatatttatttaaattaattataaattactaTACTTTTAACTTTCTCACCTCACTAAGTTTGTAAATTCAATAAATTTCTCAAACCATGATATACATCagattaataaatcaaaaatattaaaaataattttgcctAAAATTCTATGTCGAAGACAAAAACTGACTTTTCAAacaaatgttattattattttttgaaatcatattctaaaacttaataagaaaaaaagtatTTTCAAGCCAGCTGTTCCACCACATTAATATATTGTTGGAGGTAGGTTGGACCTTATCTAACCAAACCATccaataaaagaagaaaaagacattATTTCACAAGAATAATGCTCAGAGTTAAGATGATCACAATATCATTAATTATGTGGTGTCTTTTTATTAGAGGAGATTAAGAAGATCATGTGCTATTATTTTCTCTGCTTATCATATCTTTTAATAAAGATATGACACATAATTGATAATACCATCATTTGTCATGCCTTATAATATTACCCAATTCACAACTGTGATCGAAATATATGTAGGAATTGTAAAGTCAATTTGGGTCATTAACTCCATagttttttaatgtaaaaacccatttaattgatttttcttaGGCTATGGTTTTTGTCTCAAGTTTAGAGAGCCAAATAATTAGAGGTAAATAGGgatcaatttaaataaatgtctCTGAATGTTTTATTATACCTctcttaataatataatatatgtaatttgataataataattatcgctaaagatataattttgaaaCACGAAAACGGCAAAGACGATCTGAAACGTTTTTTGagctatttttataatttgtaaaatgTTTCGGAGTGTTTAACAAATTACAGAAAATGGCCAAATACGTGTTTCTGCAGACCAATAAGTTTTAGTGTtcaatcttctttttctttcagttaTTTGCGTTTTCGAATCCCGAAGTTTCATACCGTGCATTAGAGCTTATTGCTCCCTCATCGTTCCCTTGTTTTTGGTCGTTGTTGCTTCTTGTTGctcatatatgtgtgtgtgtgtgtggggggggggagggggggggggaggtcgAGAGAGAGATTAATCGAGAAAGAAGGCTATTGTGTTGTTGGACGGacgaaaaaaaatagaagaagatgCACAATCGAAGGAGCCAAGAAAGGAGATTAAGGGCGTTGGGACTGCTGTGTTTTTTcttaatatcaaatatattaataatatattataacattatTGCACCAAGGGAGGAACAATTCCACTTTATCTAATTTGTTTGTTGTAGGCGCATTATTGGCGCTGCAACAACCTATCTCtttcattatattttattcctttcaatttgatttgataatttttaaattttttgtaattaattaattaatcattataatataatatacacgtataataattaaacataagatattatataataattaattacacaGGGAACATTTCTCAGAATTAGTTGTACAAgtattactaaaataaaattatacattaactTTAACATGCTATATTTTTACGTAAAGTCTcctaaataactatttttataattttttatattaaaaattatatttataaaaaattcctatatatatattttaaatttacactttatccggcttttccttttcttaccttttaaaaaaaataccgtTTCACTATTTCTGTTTTATatcgaaaatattttctattttcacgCAGCATAAGTTATAAGTTAAGATGCAATCAAGTCGAATGCATATATTGCAAAGAGGGCATATATAACTGTCCTGTTGGCTTGTGTTCACTagttatatatatctttaataataatttattattattaaaaacataaattaaatgatTTAGAGATACGtaatattacatttaaaacacacttatcaatttttatctttaataattgtattaatttGAGTCTAATTATTTGGGTTTACAGGATACACTTACTGAAACAAAATGTCTATAACCATTTGTGAAAGCAATCcacatattaataattaaattaatatttctaggCCTAGCTTGGAGTTAAAAAAGGATCTTCAAAGTAAACTAGCCCTAAAGTCTAAGGAATTGCGTGCACTCCATCATATTTACGATTTTGAGCATCATCAGCTATATATATGAACTGTTATCGGGCTTCTTCACCTGAGCTCTCTCGTCGTTTTTCCTGTTTCttgggctctctctctctctctctctctctcttcctgcttatcattttcttcttcaatggAGTTGCCTAGTATTCTCCAGTTTCTAGAGAGCAGGACCATTTTAGTCACTGGTGCCACTGGCTTTCTAGCAAAGAGTACCCccaccccccctctctctctctctctccatgtacatatgtatataatataatattttttataaataagattaCACCGCTAGGAACTTAATTAGTGTTTGAACTTAGAATTCAGACTGACCACATTATTATTAGATTACAACTCGCGTGATTagacatgcatatatatatatatgtatatatatctgtgAATATGGTGACACCATGCTTGAATGGATGTAGTTTTTGTGGAGAAGATACTTAGAGCTCAACCAAATGTGAAGAAGCTCTACCTTCTTTTAAGAGCTGCAGATGCCAAATCGGCCTCGCAGAGGTTACACAATGAGGTCAGCGCCaacacttctctctctctctctgactaTATCTCTGAGTCACGCTTTGTGTAAACTTTTCCCGGTAAACAAACAGGAAATATATATCTTGACTCATGAATCAGATGCCACCTTTTAATATACGAGCAgtctttttatataaaataataaacaaataatttagAAAACGTATCACCATCATGCATTATTTTGGACGAGTGGTATCTTCTTCTGTGCAATGAACCAAACTCCATCCAAATCAAAattgcatgatttaatttttcagcCGTTTTGAATGGGTGATTGCTGCTATATATTCATACATACATAATTACATATACAGTAACATacatgcatgtgtgtgtgtatatatattaattataggtCATAGCAAAGGACTTGTTTAGGGTTCTAAGGGAGAAAATGGGGGCAAATTTGAGCTCCTTTCTAGCCGAAAAGGTGACGCCAGTGGCCGGAGACATTTGCACCGACGAGAACTTGGGCGTGAAAGACTTGAACTTGGTGGAAGAGATGTGGAGAGAAGTGGATATAGTAGTTAACATGGCCGCAACAACCAACTTTGATGAAAGGTATATATGCACTTACTGACTTTCAGTTCATCTTATCAtcatatatacaacatatatatatatatcaataagtACTAGATTCAAATATTGATTGCgcgttttgtttttttattaattttgtgtgtaGATATGATGTGGCATTGCATCTAAACACATTGGGAGCTAAGCATGTTCTCAACTTTTCAAAGAAGTGTGCCAAGACAAAGATGCTTCTCCATGTGTCCACTGGTTAGAACATTCATTGGTCAATCAAGGACTGATGAATTAATTGcttgttaatttgatttatgttatatttattattattattattattagtattttggCACACAAGTTATTGCTCTCTTCATAGAAGTTTGAATGTGTTTgattaattatgatttaataataatttaatttcttaatcatcaccacacacacacagatagaGTTATTTAGGCTAgtcgacaattaattaatatataatttaaataagcaccatttttaattaaaatgggGTAATTTTGCAGCTTATGTATCTGGTGAGAGGGGTGGACTCATATTGGAGAAGCCCTATCGCATGGGTGAGGCTCTGAATGGAGCCCCAGGGCTGGACATCGACATGGAGAAGAAAGTCGTGGAGGCGAGATTGAGCGAGCTCCAGCAGGTAGGAGCCACAGAGAGAGAAATTACAACGGCAATGAAGGATTTGGGCTTTCAAAGGTTAGTTGCCACAActcatcaacaattaattaacctTATATCTTATTAACCAATTAATTGAAGCATTTATAATTTCTAATATAATTTACTTGATTAGTAATCGTAAGACCCAAGTAGGGGATGATATACACATGGTcactttaaaatttctttttttatttttattttttgaatacgTAAGAACTTAAAACAACTGCAGCTTAGCCTCCGACATTGTAGACTAAAGATGGAGGACATCCCATTAATACAACACAAGATGCAAACAAACTATGGATAAATCCCAACAACACTTGCATAATTGAGCAGGAAAgttaaagaaaatcaaatagtGAGCAACACAACAGGCTTTATAAATCAAACCCACTTCTTCAACAAAATTGCAAATAGTCGAGAACTAGAGATGAGGGCAAAAAGAACCTAACAAGAGAGAATCTTCTATC
This genomic stretch from Diospyros lotus cultivar Yz01 chromosome 1, ASM1463336v1, whole genome shotgun sequence harbors:
- the LOC127796363 gene encoding alcohol-forming fatty acyl-CoA reductase-like isoform X3; this encodes MELPSILQFLESRTILVTGATGFLAKIFVEKILRAQPNVKKLYLLLRAADAKSASQRLHNEVIAKDLFRVLREKMGANLSSFLAEKVTPVAGDICTDENLGVKDLNLVEEMWREVDIVVNMAATTNFDERYDVALHLNTLGAKHVLNFSKKCAKTKMLLHVSTAYVSGERGGLILEKPYRMGEALNGAPGLDIDMEKKVVEARLSELQQVGATEREITTAMKDLGFQRARKYGWPNTYVFTKAMGEMLLGDLKGNLPLVIIRPAIITSTFKEPFSGWVEGVRTIDSLAVGYGKGKLTFFLGDPGSIIDVIPADLVVNAMMAAMAADYYAINQAASGDEETIIYHVGSSVANPIRFTKLQDYALHYFTKHPWIGKDGKPVKVGEVTVFSSMDSFRRYMEFRYVLPLKLR